In Pyrus communis chromosome 15, drPyrComm1.1, whole genome shotgun sequence, the genomic stretch TTAAATCTCTATATAACTGAAAGGGATTGATAGAAATTGGTCTTTGTATCCAAGTCGTACTCCTCCCCCTCAAAACATGTAAGGTTGAGGATTTGATTAATAGGAGTGGAGAGCTCTCCAATTACTAAACCTTCTGAGGAAATTATGTTATGTATACGGAAAACTGAATAGTTGTTATACTGGTCAATTACCTCAGTGAAGTCTGAATCTGCCAGCCTACAAATGGGAATATCTCTATTGGAAACTTGCAGGAGAATTtcaccatccattccatcagcCGTTGAGCCTTTCTTTATGCCTGTGAggatataaaagaaaaaaaacttgaataaaTCAAGGAATTTCAGCACCTTAAAAGCCTGTGGAGAAAATAAGAGCATTCCCGTCAACATAGCACCACCGTAACGTTTGAAGATCAATCGTACATTGTATGCCAAGGAGGGGCATATCCAATCATTGATGCATCAGCATGTTACATATATATTGAATTGAAACAAATCAGACTACAAGGCTAACATTTTTTCCAATCTGACATTATTAACACAATAACAGATTATATATTTCCAACAAACAATACCTTCAACTTGTAAAAGTTGGTGAGAATTTGTCAGACGAAGCCTGGCATCATTTTTAACTCTCACAAAACTTCCCAGTAGCTTGCTTTCAGAGTTTTCAGGCTGCTTCAAGAACTCCTCCACTAAACTCCTCCTTAAGTAGACAAGCTTGATATTTTCAGGAACTATGGATGCAAAACAACTTTTCTGGATGCTAGGACTCGCTTCCTTTTCAATAGATGCTACACCTGAGCTCTCTCTTCGCTTCTTGCTTGCTATCACTGTATCTTTCTTCTTGTCTTCCAGCTCACTATCATCTTCATCCGATATAACCAAGTTCTCGGTCATATGTTCCCCCAGAAGACCATATATTTTTATCCTATCCAGGGACTTCTTTCGAAAAATAGAATAAAGCTTCTCATCACATAtaacctttttcttctttattggATCAAAAAGGTTTCTCTCTTTGATATAATCATAGATGATTGAATCCACATCATACTGCGATAACTTGTTGGTTGTATCTATACCAATAGATCGCAGGAACTCAATAAGAGCTTTGGATGCCCATCCGATATACTCTTGCGCCTTCCTTTTTCCCATTGGTCTCTGAAATTCCGTGTCTGAAGTGTCACTATCAGATATCAGGTCAAAAGCTTCTTCAGTCTCACCAGCTTTTACAGAACCAAACCTGCATGTTTTATTTTCTCCCCTCTTTAACAGTAAATCTGCGGAATAGACATCATCTAAAGTCAAACCTTCGTTTTCCTTTATGATTTCCCAATATTCTTTAAATAGGCACTCAAATGTATCTCGATCCTTGAAGTCTATTTTTTCCTGAAATTCAACAACCATACAACCAAAAACGGAAGCATTGATAATTAACTATATGATAGATGGACATATAATCAAGAGACTGAAACTTAAATAAAGGAGATGAATATATGTTTTCTGCGGTTTTTAGGCTTTTAGCTCAATGCCTGCCATTACTTCATACAGAACGTATATCATGTTCAAGTACAACAAATCATAAGGATCTACCATTTGAATTAACTACAGAACAGTCACAGATCGGAAGAAAAAATTCTAATGATGTGAAAGAAAAGTTCAGATCAGACAAAATCTATACCTTTGATGTGAAACAAGAAGTTCCGATCAGGCGAAATTGTACCTTGGTTTACAAAGAGGTAAAAACTCGATGAGCCTTCCAGATGAATTGCAGAGAAGCGTTCTCCCCTCTCACTCTGTGAACTCagataagagaaaaaaaatataccaTCCCTTCAGATTCCACAAGAAAAAGACAGGTTTTTGTAGTTCCGAGAATTTACCTTCATTATTGTAACGCATGAACATCACATTTATTGCCTGACTTCATGCCACATGTATTACATGCCGTATAGATACACGCCAAAATGTGATTAACTCTATACtgctttcccttttccttttttaaatatttaccaAGTGTAAACTGTGTATCAGAGCTTCAGATAAGAACAGCGAAAataaaatcaattcatattctGTTTCTTCCCCTTTTAGTTTAGCTGTTCTTATCTGAAGCTCATAAGGATACACAATGTATACTTGGtaaataataaaacaagaaacagGAAAAGTGAAAGCTATTAATCAGAATGTGAATTATACAGCAAGTAATACATGTGGAATGAGTTCGGACAATAAACATGATGTCCATGCGTTACAAATTATGATACTGAAAGTAAACCTTAGTGAGAGACCAAAAACCTCTATCATTTTCTTGTGCAATCTGAAACTGTTGTAAATTTTTTTCCCATCAGAGGTGTTCCCAGAGAGCGAGAGGAGAGTATTGGCTTGTCTGCAATTTCAAGAAAGCATCTATCTCGGTGGTAAAtgacaataatgtaatttctaaaacaatataacCTTCCACATAAATCTTGACATAACCCAAACAAAGATGCAACATTATAGAACTGCATGCTAGAATTTCCtacaaatataataattaataacaGACAGAAACATAAACTTGGAGATTTTTGAACTAGTTAATTAACAAAGTGAGATTAATTATCTTACTCCATTTAAACCATATTCTGAGTTTTGCTCTGCCAGTAGAATAAGCTCCAAACACTCCTTGCAAAACCCTTTCTTCCCTCTAACCTGTGTAAACTTAGAACCGCTTATGCAATGTCGACATGCTGAATTCGGACAACAGAAGCAGTAAAACTTTGGGGTGCCAAGGCACAATGCACAAGAATGCATCCCTGAAACATAAAATTGCATCATCTTTCAAACTTCAAGACACAAATTCTCCCAAGTATTGCACAGATgaagataaaaatatttttatggaAGTGCTTAATCATGTTCATATCTGTGACGAGAAATTTTCAGACATAAAAAATGCATTTATACCATTCTAAATGTTAGGAACTCTTTCAAAGATATAGTACCATGTATACCGATCATGATCAGATATCCAAATGAAAAGATCGTAAATACTATGGATATGTACACTTGTGAAGTAGATGAACAGCTAGAACATTCAAATTAAAAGATCCACAAGAATTTCTTGCATACAGGAGCCTTCTAATGGGGGACTTAGGAAGACAAGCACTAATGAGTGTATGGTGGCCGTTTGGCTAGTTAATTATGCTATTGTATGTTAATTACAGGCCACACAGAGGGCCTGAAATTTCAACTCTGAACACTAGTTTGAAGTTGGCGTCAGTGCCATTTTACTCTGCTTCAAGAAGCTTCTGTTCAATTCTACGGATTTGGGTAGGAATGACAAAATTTGGTTGATGAAGCCCTTTATGTGGTTCAAGTTCAACACTTGAACAGAAAAGCTTCATGGTTCTGCTTAATGAAGAGCATCCTAAAGAATTGAGTGCGCAATCGAATTCCTTTAGTTCTATCTATACATGTTACATCAAAATATGTCTTTTACCCACATCCCACTCTGCACCCCAAAACTGATAAGAGACAAAGAAAGGGACTCATGAATTTTATGAGTTGGTTTGGAatgaaacaaaatgaaagacAAAACAGTCAGAAGCATCACACGAGCATTTTTTAACATGAAACCAGTGATGGTTCATCAGccttcatgcatgcataatactCCATGTGCAATGATTTCAATTGAAACACTCATGTATCCTCATAGATAAATGTGAAGTTTCTTACTACAAATCCAGCGCTTTCCAGCCCCAGCGAAGGATTTCTTTTTGCCCACGCATCGAGCATGATATACTTTTGAGCAGCCCCTGAAATGAGTCAGGTTGTTAATAATATAGAAGTGGAGAGACATCCTACGTCTAGGCAAAGAAATAAATCATTGAAGAAATGCGAGAAGGAACCAAAATGTACAGGTTGAGGATCGATAGAGGATGAAATGTCTTTTCTTTAGATAAACATAAAACTCAAGAAAAATGAAGAGAGTTTGTGAATTGACTTGTCATGAGAACATTCTGGTATCgaaaatcacacacacacaagcaaATGCTCTATTCTTTCTTGATTATTGACACGTTATCAAATAATCAGCAAGACAATCGATTAAGTTAAAGCATGTTTGAATATagtttttaattcaaattctgaCAACAATAAATGCTATGGAAACAGTATCTTCATCTCTCTGTGATGATCGTTTGCCAAATATTTGGCACGTAAATATCAGAACCGCACATTTGGACTTGATTTCACCTATCGATGTTTCATATTTGACAGTTTGGGACCAGAAAGAGAACATTTCCATACAAAAATACAAGTTTATTTTCCCTCATAAAGAACTCCGTTACATATGAAGAGGTTGTTGCTTAGGTCGTTTGGATGATCCTCTCTCAATATCTTCTTGAAAGGGAATGTTGTACTGTTAAGTTGAAAGTGATATTCAAGTCAATAGGATGGTACAACACAAACCCATCACTAtgttttgttggatttttttatctatttatttatttattgtgtcTAACGGAacaatattctaaactactctaattctCAAACGGGGAGAATTCGAATTGGATGGCCTAACCAACATCTACACGGTGTGCAaagacctatatatatatatatatgtatatatatatatatatattgaaattaCTCTGATTTTCAAGCGAGGGATATTCAAACTTGGGTGGCCTAAGTACGTCTACACGCGGGCACGAAGGCACCTTTATCTAAATTGAAATGTCTCTGATTTTTAAGCGAGGGAAATTCAAATTGGGGTGGCCTAACCAAACGTGCGcgcaaacacacacacacacacacacacacatatatatatatatacacatttttGAAACTCAATGAGGAAAAGTAAAAGGGAAAGGAGAGTGAAGAACTAACGGGTAGTCGCATAACATGAGGTCTCCACCATCTTTGCAGACGAAGCACCAATCTTCTTCTgcatcttcctcctcctcctcctcctcctcctcctcctcctccttgtttgttatcttctcttcttcttcctccttgctcTTCTGCCTCTTCATCCTTCCCTTCTATCTCTCTAATTCTCTAGTCTCTACACACAAAATCCCCCCAAAAAACACCatcaaaaccaaataaattaagtaaattaCTGCTTAAAAAGCTCGCATAAATAAAATCCAATCCTACCTTTTGCTTTCAACGTTTGAAACCGAAAAATTAAAaggcatatacatacatacatacagcGAGAGATACATAGATACATGCAGAAACACAaaagtgaggagagagaaactGTATACCAGTACCATGCATTGAATCTATGTTCCTGCAGAATCCCCAGTGAAGGAAGTAATCAACAACAACACAGAGAGCTGCTTGgagttttttttggaaaaaaatctGGGTACAACTcaaactagtttttatttatttttttaattttactaccTATTATATCCCCATCTTaccaataaaacaaacaaaaaaagaaaaaggaaaaaattgatGCACTCTTGCTGGACACGAAACGGAGGTTGCGTATTCCAACAAaacgaaaaaaagaagaaatggatATTGTTGAGAATCCCAAATAGTACCCTTGGTCTTtggttggagaaatttttccaaagTACTCGAGGTAGAAGTTGATTCTTTACATGgaaaatggaaaaggaatttaaaatttaaaattaaatataaatagtatctaatgaaaactgatcgcacgatgtatggAGAACGATTACCACGAAGAATCTCAGGAATtcttagaaaaaaaattcggCGATGATACTCTTTCGCTTTAAATGTCATAACATAAGTGTAAAGATGTACCAACTTGTATCAGATTAAACGAAAAATATCTCTTGTTGACTGAGATACAgggtttaatttttgtttattaattttctctAATTTAATCTGACGATTGAAAATTCAGAGTAATATATGAGATGTAAAAATAAGTATGTAGATAGCATCATCTTAATTACTATTTTGAGAGTTTGTGATTTGACATTGTTTGCTCTTCCCAAAGTGCATGTCTCTTCAATCTTCAACCTATTTTTTCTAAATCCAATCTCATTCGGATTGTCTGTCTTGTCCAGTCCCCTATCCATTCAATATTTCCTTTCCAATGCGCCCACTACACTACTACATCTGAGGACGTCTTTGATTTTGTCGGAAATGAGATATTCTGagtgttttatattttaaatattttgattattATACTTCAGAAATCCGTATTTCGATTATAACTACAAAACGGAATTAATTTGCTCTTCAATGGTTGAGAAGGAATTCCTCTCCATTTCACTTTGAGGTTAATTTATGAAACTTCGAGTTTATGATTAGAAACATtgatattataaatcattttatcttgatcatttatacaaaaaaatcaattttaattgTCAAACCACACAAAATCATATAAACATAATCGGTAAAAGCATTATGAACGGTCAATTTGTTTGCTATCGTTAATTAACTAAacaatatttgttttaattaattttttataaaaaataatcttactatgtaatttataatatatatatatatatacacacacgattcctattataaatacaaaattttgtaaattgaacacgaaataaattaagaaatgaagagGATTCTCTTTGGATTCACTTAGTGGGAATCTTAGGAATCTTTATATCCTAACCGTTCATTATACATCGTGTGAccagttttcattagatattatttatgtttaattttaaattaaaaaatcaaataattttttaccgtaTAATACatgatgaatgattaaaatatGCAAACACTAAGGATCCCCACAAAATGAATTCCCATGAAATTCAATTCCATTAAGAAAGAAATACTATAGTTATGACGCATGCATGTATTAGGAATCCAGTTGTCAGGGTCGTTTTCGAATTAAATTGTCTTTTTCCAGAGCATTAAATTATAAGTCTAAAAggttataatttttctttcgGTAAAAGTAGGGATAGAATTTTTTGCCAAATTACTATACCAATCAAATTATCAACCCTACCATACTAAagttatgttaaaaaatttgtatcatatatttttggtaCGGTAATGGTATTCAAAATCATTACGAGTTGGATACTGTACCGTACCACtactattaatattatattatttatttattcatttatatataattagatattattatcattatatatgcacTTTATATTTTCTTCCTAGTCATTTATCCAATCATCTCACCCTCTAACCTCTActtttccaataaaaaaaataaacatttttgcGCTACGACTCTTCATCTTTTCACTCATCTAGCCACCGACTTCATCTATTTTGCTCCAGTTCTGACGACTCTCTCTCTCCGGAGTCCATATCAACTTCTCCTTCATCAAAGTGGATGTTTTTCTCCTTGGCTACGTCTATCAAgctaatttttttacaattttaaagaatgtaaagatggaatttaggaatatttgtactatttttttagGGATATTGGTTCTTTCAGCAATTCTTCCATCTATTTACTTCTTGCTTCTTAAATGAATCTTTATaaattctcataattaaataaaagagtTTTAGAAATCCAAATGGAGTGGCCAAAACACGTTTGGGCTTTGAATtgggttggaaaaaaaaatcaaattttggcccaaaacaaaatggtAATTACCATTACCAAACCATAGCAACCAAACTATTTGGCATGTCAAAATTCGGTATACCAAAAGTTTGGCATggtaatggtaatagattttgttaTACCAAAAGTTTAGTATGGTAATTGGTATATGGGTTTTGGTACGGTAATCGTACCAATACCACCCTTAAGTAAAAGTGTACAATTTTGGTTTCAAAGGATATAAAGCCTAATTTACTACAAAAAAGAGATATTAAGAATAAGTACCCCTATAAGTATTAACTGgagttgaaattatttttcagCATATTTAgggatcatttttttttctgaaatagCTCAATGGGGACTTTACATAATTTAACACATCAACCAAATTTTGTCACTAATGCATGCACTGGTCACGTGAGTAAATTTTTTAACGAAACATAAATAATAGGATTAAGTACTTAAAACTTTCTAAAATTTTGGTGTGATTTCAAATTAGTCTCAACATTTCAAACATTTCAAAAGAGTATCCAACGTATAGGAAATATCACTTCCGTCAAGTTCCAAGTTAGGAGAACCGTTAGGTGCTTACGTGacatttcaatcatttttttttttgtcttgaaATAGTTTTGTATATAGCTAAATTGATATTGTTTAACAAGGCATGGAGATGATGCCACCATAACATTAGACTAAAATTTGACAAGAATTTTCTCTTGTTTGGGAGAaaagggaaggagagagaggaaaTTTTGAATGTTGAGACTAATTTGactagggctgggcacgggctGGGCCGTCCAAAATTTTGGAGGGACCAGACCGAACCGAATCCGGGTCGGGCCGGACCAGGGATAGCAGATTCTAATATAGGAACCAAACTTAACCCGGCCTGGTTGAAACAGGTCGGGTCCACGGgtccttggttttttttttttttttgttatatatatataaactaacaTTTGCATATATTCAAATTCATTCCCAGAAGTTCACATTTGCACAAGATTCACAGTTCACTTCACTATCAGATATCAGTGCAGTGTAGATTTTGCACTACTCCCTACACAGATCACATCCAATCCAAATACAAAGTCCAACATCCAAGTTCATAGATTAACAACATTACATCGTCCAACATCGTTCGATAAATTAAATCCGAAACATTCAAAATAACATTCATATCCATTTGCCCCCTGAAAAGTCAAAAGAATGGAGTGAATACCTTGAACTCACAGCAACATCAAGAAACTTTTGTATTTCATCAATATCATTTGCTGTTAAGGTTGTGGCAAACTGAAAAAACCTAGAATAAGAAGAACGGTCAGAATCTCAATGTAATCAATATAGACTTATGGTACTATTAAGTAAGATGACACCTTGTTTTGTCTTTcttgcacctttttttttttttctcattaaagTTGCAAACTTGTCTATGAAATAATATTGTTGATGCCCTAAGGCATCATCAACCAAGACTAATAAACTACCAGAAAAAAGGATGAAAAGAAACAACAGAGTTGGATTAATTAGTTTCATGTGTCTAATACAAAGACACATGAAACTAATACAAAGGCATTAAATAACAAGAAACAACACAACTTACATTTCTAACAAGAAGTTGAATAACAATGGTAACAGCTTACATTTCTAACAGCTTACATTCCTATTAAAACTTGTAATCAAGAATTCCACATATCCATCCACATTTCGCATGAACAAATACAGGTTTAATTCAATTGATTTTAAAACAAGATTTGATAAAGCAGAGAAGAAAATAGGGGTTTGGTTTTTACCTCTGAGACTGAGTATCAGATTCAGATCCTTAAAATGATGGCACTAATCACATAAAATTGACCTAATCTGGTAATTAGTTAGCACAATAAACACAATAAGTGATTCAGATTACAACGAAATGCCGACAAACAACTAAATCAAACTCGACCCACATaatatttatgaatttaataCTCGAAATAAAGCAGAGAACTCGAAATGCAAATCAATTATATACACAGAGGTTGGTTCTTACCTGTGAGACTGAGAGAGAGGTGACAAATCGAGAAAATGAGTGGTGGGGTGATTGGGTTCTGTAAGTCTAGGATGTTGTCAAAGTTGATGGGCTGTCATGATGTCAGGGTGGTGGAGGGGAAGGGACAATGCACTCGAGACGGTGAGAGAGAGGTTACAAATTGAGAAGATGGGTGATGGGGTGACTGGGTTCTGTAAGTTTGGGATGTCAAATCGAGATGGCGAGAGAGAGGTGACAAATCGAGAAGATGGTAGTTGCCAGGGCAGTCATGATGTCGGGGTGGTGGAGGGAAGGGGACGATGCACTTGAGACGGCGAGAGAGTCTTAAGTGACagagttgaatttgatgggtTGAGGACGAGGAAACCTAAAATCAACAATTAAGATTGGATGGAGATCAATCTCGTCTGTCTATTCTAATTACAAACGGGCTGATCCGGGTACCCACGATTCCTATACTTCAGGAACCGGCTCGAAccaaaaatttcaaaggcccgcCCCGCCCCGCCCTGTTTCTGTTTTTACAAAATTAGGAATTAGCCCATACCCGCCCTAAACCTTGATTACCAGCCTTGACCCGCAGTTCCTATACttgtttgcccacccctaaatTTGACCATGAATGCCACGTCACGTcataaaaaaaggggaaaactaataaaaagggcttgaaaactttgagttttaatggtaatgacaaaataaagagtaaagtgaatagtaccaggattgactttttagtgtaaaaatgtggtttttcgttaaactaaacagtaccgggagcttttcgtaaaaattccctaaaaaaaatgatcaaGAATACCACGTAAACACTTAACGGTTCTCCTAACTTGGAATTTAACATACATGATATTTCCTATACGTTGGATACTCTTTTGGAATGTTTGAAAATGTTGGGACTAATTTGAAATCACCAAAAAATGTTGGAGGTTTTACATATTTAATcctaaataatataattaattaaaatattataacgtatataaaactttgaaaaatataaaagatttttttttttttgaaaaagggAGACAACTGGTGGTAAGTTACATTATCCACCCGTTCCGGATTCAGAGAGGCTATAGAGAATTTTACCTTGCATATGACCATATTCAAACAAACTCACCAactaagtattttttttttaataaaaaatattttagtaGGTAAATTTAGTGCTCAAATGTCAAAGTGTCTCCTAAACGTTGACGCTAGGTGTTATTAGAGCATCTCCGGCAGTTTTCAATTGCCCTTGTAATTGAGTGAAATTGcttttttgtccaaaaaaatttGCTCCATCGGTGAAAAAATGAGAGGGCAATTGTATAAAAGGCATATGCTCA encodes the following:
- the LOC137717204 gene encoding zinc finger CCCH domain-containing protein 19-like, yielding MKRQKSKEEEEEKITNKEEEEEEEEEEEEDAEEDWCFVCKDGGDLMLCDYPGCSKVYHARCVGKKKSFAGAGKRWICRMHSCALCLGTPKFYCFCCPNSACRHCISGSKFTQVRGKKGFCKECLELILLAEQNSEYGLNGEKIDFKDRDTFECLFKEYWEIIKENEGLTLDDVYSADLLLKRGENKTCRFGSVKAGETEEAFDLISDSDTSDTEFQRPMGKRKAQEYIGWASKALIEFLRSIGIDTTNKLSQYDVDSIIYDYIKERNLFDPIKKKKVICDEKLYSIFRKKSLDRIKIYGLLGEHMTENLVISDEDDSELEDKKKDTVIASKKRRESSGVASIEKEASPSIQKSCFASIVPENIKLVYLRRSLVEEFLKQPENSESKLLGSFVRVKNDARLRLTNSHQLLQVEGIKKGSTADGMDGEILLQVSNRDIPICRLADSDFTEDECKELREDVANGLLRKPTVAELEQKARLLHEDITKHWIERELVRLQNCIDRANEKGRRREYPSIVYTKLP